The Colletotrichum destructivum chromosome 7, complete sequence genome contains the following window.
TAAACGCCTAGGATTTCGGATACGCAACATGCCACTGAGTCACAATGACCATTGTAAGCAAAGATTAGATAGCTTAGATGTTTGGGAACGTAAGAATATACTGGTTGCAGCATCAACTTCTAATAAAGCGTTACGCGGCATGCCCCTCATCAGTCGGGCCAAAAGCTGGAACCCTGGAGCGGTTATCAGCGCTCCTATTGCATGCCTCACGCTCAGCTGATAGATTATGGACCCCGCACGAGACCAACGTCGAGATGGAATGGCAAAACGCCAAAATAGGCATTTGGAGATATGGGTTTCTGGGATTCCCTTGCTAAGCGGTCCTATCATGGTTTATCTCTTATCTGCAGCCGAACAGCCGGCATCGATGCAGGATGCCGGGAGAGGAGCTGGAGGACACCAACCCCGCACCTTTGCCAGGCTTTCCGGTATCATCTGAGCGGTCGTCGTTCTCAACATAACTATGCTGTCAATCTTTTGACTTCTTGTTCCTTTAAAAAGAATACTGCCTATTCGTTTTCTCCAACTCGCCTAGAATGGAGTCTTCCAACACTCAGCGACGGATCACGAAGCGATCATCATACGCGTGAGTGAGAGTGTCACATTCTTAAACTTGACGAGGCATCTTAACATTGGTTGGAAGCTGCTCGCGATGCCGGAGACAGAAGATCAAGTGTTCGGGGCTTCACCCGTGCAACAACTGCACTCAGCGGCGGCTGACATGTATATTCGATGAACGAGATAACAAGGTCATGGTGACACAAGGGTGAGCAAATCAACACCTGCCACAAATCAGCTTCCTGACTTACGAAAAGCATACAGTTACCTGTCCGAACTACAACAAAAAGTTGCGCGGTTGGAACGGGCCCAAGCAAGAGCCTTTACGGAACAGAGCTTGAGGGATCTCGACGGCAATGGTGCCGATAGCATCACTCATCGCGAAGGGTCCAGTCCCATCTCTGACGAGAAGCGGAGGCCCAGCTACCATAGCCCTGAAAGAGCACCTCGAGACTCGCCACCCAGAGATGGAGAGGATCCAGATTTGACAAATCCCCTCACGACAACGCCATCCAGATTTTGCATGTCTGCTTCAAACGGCCAACCTTGTGGGTGGTGTCTTATTCCCCTTGGCATTATTAAGCAGTGGTATACTGACTTGCCGTAGATTTCTTAGGCTCCTCCTCAAACTGGTCGTTCTCTCGGCAAGTTCTGAGCGTGACACACCAACACGTTTGCCAATCTCCGCTTCCGACCAACAGTCTCCTATTCGACGGTTGCGCGTATGATCTCGGATGGGACGGCTCTAGAACCACGCAAACATTGGACAACCGGTTGATACCGAGCTATGACTacgccatcttcctcatcaaCGCGGTCAAGTTCCATTGCGGCCAAATGTTCCATCTCTTCGAAGAGGACGAGTTCATGGCCAACATGCACACCTTTTACTCAAAATCTTCTACTGACAgggcagaagaagacagTCTCTGGTACATACACTTTCTGGTGGTTCTGGCCTTTGGGAAGAGCCTCATCCAACGAAAGAGCCAAGGCAAGAGACCGGCTGGGGCCGAGTTCTTTGTAAGGGCGCTTCAACTTCTCCCCGATGTCACCGCCCTTTGCAAGCAGCCGATCTTATCGACGGAGATACTCTGCTGTATGGCGTGGTATTACCAAGCTCTGGATTTCCGGCATGCTGCTCATAACTTTGTAAGCCATCAGATCAAGTGTGGTATAGGAGAGAGTCATTGCTAACCACTGTTGGCAGATCGGGCAGGCCAAAAGTGTAGCAATGAACCACGGCATGCACACGGATATGCCGGTGATGGAATTAGGACCGGGCCTTGTGCAACGATGCCGCAAAATTTGGTGGACCGTTTACGTTTTGGACCGACAGATGACTTCGCTGATGGGTCTTCCCCAGTCCACACTGGATGAGGGCGTCTACTGCCAACTGCCTTCATATCCGGGCTCTGTCCATCGCACGGCCGCGTTGAGCATGCAGATCAAGTTCGCCCGAATCATTGCCGAGATTAGCAGCAGTATGTCCGGCCCCTCATCGTCATGGAAGATGTGTTGATACTGATGGCCTGCCCTTCCGCTACCCAGCTGTTTACGGTGCAAACGGGCGACTGAACAAGAAGTTCGTCCTGAGCACAAAGGCGGTCCTGCAGAGCATCGTCTCGGtggccgacgagctgcgaACCTCGTTTCCGCTGTATGCTGACGAGCGTTTTGACGGCATCTCGAGGCTTTCTGCCCACCTACACCTCTTGTACTACCAGGTGAGCCGCGTCCCTCGCCAACCTCCGTCGTGTCAATCCACTGCTGACACTCGACGCACATCAAGTGTATCATTCTGGCGACGAGACCTTTGCTACTGTGCTGTCTGATCAAAAGATTCGATGCgcccctcgaggccgactcGCTCATGGCATCGCCAAAAGTCCGAAACCCGCTGCAAATGTGCGCGGAATCCGCCGTCCAAATTCTCAACATCCTCGACAGATTGAGAAGCCAGGGTTTGCTTGGTAAGTTTGACAGAACCAGGGGAGGGCCTTGAGGGTATCAGAGGCTGACTTTCCGTTCTTAAGAAACGTTCCTCCCCTTGGATCTTGACTCTCTCTTCGTATCAACggtcgccctcctcgtcgctcgCGGTGTCGACTCGCGCTTGATAGAGAGCCAGTCACCTTGGCTTGAGAAGTCAAACGCCATTCTTGAGGAAATGGTTGCCGGCGGAAATCTCATCGCCGCGTTCCGCAAGAATGAGATGCAGAAGCTGGAGGAGATGCTCGTGGAGTTCGAGGCCAGCCGGCCTCGCGCATCGGGTGAATCTATTGCTGCCCCCACAGGGATATCGTGGCAGCAGGCGGACACGACTCTTCAGGCGTCGGCGCGGGGAGAGGTGCAAGAGCCCATTAGCCAGGACAACTTGCCAGTTTGCAGGGAGTTCACCACAGACAGCAGTAGCCAGGCGGAGGACTTAACTACGCAGCAGATCATCGATGTGGTCAACTCGATGGAGTGGGAAGACAATGAGTGGATGTCCTTCACAACCATTCAAGACGAAGTTTAAGATAGTGGAACCAATAAAAAAGTGTTTGTAATTCAATGAATGTAGCGGTAACAAACGGTGAAAAGTCAATTTCGTTGATGCAATCCCAGCTCGGAACACACGGTCTCGCGCTTCATCCGATTGGCAGCCACTCCGACAACGTTGAGTTCTTCGTTCTCTTGTTCCAGACCTCGACAAATGGAAATGATATTCTTACACCATTTGATACCGTCATCGGGACCAGAACGCCAGACATCCATCCGTCAACATGCCTATGTCATCCCCAGACCTGTTTGGTGGGGGTGGACGTTACGTTACAACCAACGCAGTCGAGGTGGGCGAACAGCAGGGATGCAACTTGGGTTCCATCGACATCTCCCAGCTCGGCTCGTCAAATCATTGCTTCTTGCGATTGGACGGGGTAAACACGAGCCTCCGCGGGGAGAAGACTGGGGCCCCGCTCGCTGGCATGGGCACATGATCCGGTAATCTCCTCCCTCGACAGAGAAAGAGGTAAAGGGGAACGGATTTGTCGATCGTCGAACGGGGAGTCGACCAGTCGGACAATTGTGACGGATGCCGGGGCGTTTTCTCGTATCAATAGTTCCCGAGCTTCTTGAATAGGCGACGACTCCAGAACGCATGGAACCATGCGGAAAGTAACGGTCGATGAGCGCAGATCAAATAGACTTCGAAGGGATTGGAACATGAGGGATGCCAGCATGTATTAAAGTATGGAGTGTTTCGCATTATGCTTCGTCGAGAATCCGACTCGTTGTTTGTGTAAGTCGAACGAGGATCCGTGAAAGCGGCACACCCACTTTCACAGAGTATAACATGATGCTGTGGACACCACTTCTTGCGCCTACCGTCACACTGGCCTTGGCTTCGTCGGTCAATGGCCAGAGCCACGACAACTCGGGCGTTGGGAAGGGGTTCATCAGCTACGAAGCCGGACGAACCAGCGGCCAAATAGACCGTGAATCCCAGACGCTGGCTTCCCTCAAGCCAAGTTCCGGCTTCGACTTCCTCCCCTCCGACTTCCTCTCGAACCTGACGATCAACGGCGCGCACCACCTAGGCGATGTCACATTCCGCTTCAGGGTCGACGGCGCGAGAAACTGGACCAACGTCGATTCCGCCAGCAACAGAAGTCCCGTCAAGGCTTtggacggcctcgccccgggtgtcatcgccggcgcggaCTTGGCTCCGACTCTGCCCGGCGGCCTGCCGTTGACGGTCACTCGCGAGTGGCTGtccgagggcgacggcctcgccctccgcgTGAACCTGACGAACAACGCCAACACGACCGTCGAACTAGGGTCGCTGGGCCTccccgtcgtcatcaacaacatctTCAGCACACGCTCGGCCGAGGATATCCAGGCGAAGTGCTCCCTCGCGGACCCGTAcatcggcctcgatgccggATACGTCCGCGTGTCCCCGGTAAAGGGCCTCGGTAACGCGCTCGTGATCTCTCCTCTCGGCGCGAGCAGCCCATTCGAGGCTTGGAGACTCCTCAGCGAACCTCAGGGAGATTTCTTCTACAAGTCGCAGACGTACGAAGGCAACTACGAGTGGGTGATTCACTCCCAGGCGTGGACCGAGAAGGAGTGGAAAGGCGTCAACCCCTGGAACCCCCCCACCTCGAAGACGCTGAAGCCGGGCGAGAGTTATTCTGTCGGGCTCAGATTCAGTATCGCGGAGAGCATTCAAAccatcgaggacgccgtgGTCAAGTCCGGCATTCCTCTCGCAGTGGGAATACCCGGATACGTTGTGCCTACCGATCTCACCGCGCGACTCTATCTGACGCATTCGACTCCGGTCAAGTCCATCGACGGCCACGGTTCCTTTACCGTCGTCCAAGACACCACCGCAAAGGGGACGCCCTACCTCCTGACCCCCACCACAGGCACCTGGGGAAGGGCCAAGATCTCCGTCACCtacgaggacggcaagaccCAGGTTGTCCACTACTTCGTCACCAAGCCAGCGCCGGAGACGGTGTCCGACTTGGGCCATTTCCTGACCACCGCCGCTCACTACACGGACGAGACAGACCCCTTCGGACGAGCACCGTCCATCATGGGCTACGACCGGGAAGCcaacgccatcgtcgagcaggacgaACGGGTGTGGATCGCGGGGCTCAGCGACGAGGGGGGCACCGGGGCTTACGTCGCCGCGGCCACGAAGCTCTTCATCCAGCCCGTCGAGAGGGAAGTCGCGGTCCTGGACGAGTTCATCCACGAGACCGTCCTCGGATCCATCCAGCCGCCCGGCTCCTTCGCGGTGCGAGCGAGCGTCTTCTACTACGAGCCCGGCGCGGTCAATTACACGTACAACGCGGACCTGGACTGGACGTCTTGGACCTCGTGGAACAAGGAGAGGGCCTACACCACCGCCCGCGCCTACAACTACGTCCATCCCGTGGTGGCGTACTGGTCCATGTACCGCGTGGCGCGGGACTACCCCCAAGTCGAGACCCGGGCCGAGTGGCGCTGGTATCTGAACCAGGCGTACAACACAGTCCAGCACTGccttgccgacggcgccccCGAGTGCGACTACGGCTTGACCGGCTTGATGGGCGAGACGGTGTtcgccgagcttcttgaggATCTCAAGAGGGAGAACATGACGCAAGAGGCGGCCGCGTTTGAGGCTTCGATGCGCTTCCGCGCCGAGTTCTGGGAGACTCTCGCGGTGCCCTTCGGAAGTGAGATGGCTTGGGACAGCACGGGGCAGGAGGGCGTCTACTACTGGACCAAGTGAGCCAGCCACTTACCCCTCTCTCCCTAACATGCACATGATTTCTGTGAGTTCGCTAACATCAGACGCAGCTACTTCGGCCTCAACAACACGGCGACCAAGGCCATCAACAGCATCGCGGCGTACATGCCGACCGTGGCGCACTGGGGCTGGAACGGCAACGCCCGGCGGTACTGGGACTTCAACTACGGCGCCAAGTACGCGGACACGGAGCGCCAGATCCATCACTACGGCTCCGGCCTCAACTCGCTCCCGATGCTGCACCACTACGAGCGGAACCCGGCCGACATCGACGCTCTCCgcgtcgccttcgccggcaaCACCGCGCCCCTGACcaacgtcgacgccgaggggttcccctcggccgccttccACTCGTTCCCGGAGAACCTCGACTGGGACCCGTACACGGGCGACTACGGCCTCGGGTTCCTGgccctcggtctcggccagGCGGTGTACATCGTCGACCACGAGCGGTACGGGGACGTCGTCTTTGGCGGCaacgttgtcgtcggcccGGACGATGCcaccaccgctgccgccgcagtcgTTGTCGAGCCGCGTGATGCCGTCCGGCGTCGGGTGTTCGTCGCGGGCTTGGGTCTGAAAGTCTCGCTCAGCGCCGGAGCGATCCAGACTGTCACGTATGACCGTGCGGGACAGACGTTGAAGCTCGTTTTAAGCCCCGCCGCTTCAGAGGCGGCGTTGCGGGCcaactcggccgtcgtctGGCTTACCCAGACAACGTCAGCAGGGACCAAGTTCACAGTCCCAGGGGCTGCTTTGTCCAGGGGCGGGTACGTGGTAGACCTGTCAACCGGACAAGCAGAGGTTGTAATCTCCAAGTTGCAGTAGCTCGAGCTGCCGCGAAACACAATTCATTTCGACGCCACAAATGAGCTACGACGCGGAGAAGGGGGTTGAGGCCAGTGTCAAAGGGTTCATAGGGATCGTTCAAGTATTTAAAAGTGTCCGTGGCACATATTCGAAGTTACATGAGTCAAATAACTGAT
Protein-coding sequences here:
- a CDS encoding uncharacterized protein (Putative zn(2)Cys(6) fungal-type DNA-binding domain, transcription factor domain, fungi) — translated: MESSNTQRRITKRSSYACSRCRRQKIKCSGLHPCNNCTQRRLTCIFDERDNKVMVTQGYLSELQQKVARLERAQARAFTEQSLRDLDGNGADSITHREGSSPISDEKRRPSYHSPERAPRDSPPRDGEDPDLTNPLTTTPSRFCMSASNGQPYFLGSSSNWSFSRQVLSVTHQHVCQSPLPTNSLLFDGCAYDLGWDGSRTTQTLDNRLIPSYDYAIFLINAVKFHCGQMFHLFEEDEFMANMHTFYSKSSTDRAEEDSLWYIHFLVVLAFGKSLIQRKSQGKRPAGAEFFVRALQLLPDVTALCKQPILSTEILCCMAWYYQALDFRHAAHNFIGQAKSVAMNHGMHTDMPVMELGPGLVQRCRKIWWTVYVLDRQMTSLMGLPQSTLDEGVYCQLPSYPGSVHRTAALSMQIKFARIIAEISSTVYGANGRLNKKFVLSTKAVLQSIVSVADELRTSFPLYADERFDGISRLSAHLHLLYYQCIILATRPLLLCCLIKRFDAPLEADSLMASPKVRNPLQMCAESAVQILNILDRLRSQGLLETFLPLDLDSLFVSTVALLVARGVDSRLIESQSPWLEKSNAILEEMVAGGNLIAAFRKNEMQKLEEMLVEFEASRPRASGESIAAPTGISWQQADTTLQASARGEVQEPISQDNLPVCREFTTDSSSQAEDLTTQQIIDVVNSMEWEDNEWMSFTTIQDEV